The Inmirania thermothiophila nucleotide sequence GGAGGGCGCGGGCATGGCCTGGCGCCACCTCGCCGTCGCCGGCGAGCCCTCGCCGGAGCTGGTGGATGCGGCGGTGCGCCGCCACGCCGGGGACGGCATCGAGGTGGTGGCGGGGATCGGCGGCGGCAGCGCCCTCGACGCCGCCAAGGCCGTCGCCGGGCTGCTGCGGGTGCAGCGGCCGGTGACCGACTTCCTGGAGGGGGTCGGTCCCGAGCACCCCTACCCGGGCCCGGCGCTGCCCTTCGTCGCCGTGCCCACCACCGCCGGCACCGGCAGCGAGGCCACCCGCAACGCCGTTCTCAGCGTGGTCGGGCCGCAGGGCTACAAGAAGTCCTTCCGCGACGAGGCCCTGGTGGCCCGCGACGCCATCGTCGACCCGGACCTGCTGGCGACGTGCCCGCCGGAGGTGATCGCCGCCAACGGCATGGACGCCCTGACCCAGCTGCTGGAGTCCTTCACCTCGCTGCGCGCCCACCCGGTCGCGGCGGCGCTGGCGCGCGACGGTCTTGCCGCGGTGCGGGACGGGCTGCTGCCCTGGCACCGCGCGGCGCGCGAGGGGCGCGACGCCCCCGAGGCCCGTGCCCGCATGGCCTACGCCGCGCTGCTCTCGGGGATCTGCCTCGCCCACACGGGCCTCGGCGCCGTCCACGGCCTGGCCTCGCCGCTGGGCGCCTTCCATCCGGTGCCCCACGGCGTCGCCTGCGGCACGGTGGTGGCGGCGGCGACGCGCGCCAACCTCGCCGCCCTGCACGCGCGGGCCCCCGACAGCCCCGCCCTCGCCCTCTACGCAGAGGCGGCGCGCATCCTCTGCGGGCGGGACTTCGCCGGCGACACCGCCGCCCACGAGGCGCTGGTGGCCCTGCTGGATGCGTGGCGGGAGGCGCTGGCGCTGCCCGGCCTCGGCCGCTACGGCGTCGGTGCCGCCGACATCCCCCGCATCGTCGCCCACGCCCGCGGCAGCAGCATGCGCACCAATCCGGTGGTGCTCACGGACGAGGAGCTCGCGGCGATCCTCGAGGCCTGCCTGTGACCGGGGCGGGCCGCGGGCGCTGACGACGCAGGCCGCACCGGCGTCCGCGGCAAAATCCACACGATCCATGCGTCTGTACGGAAAACATGGACACGTCCATCGAGATGTCGTGCTATGTTTCCGGTGGTGGCGGCTTCCTAGCGGGGGGAGAGGGCGTCCGTGGAGGCGGATCCGTTGGCACGGGGGGACGGGCGGCGCGGCGCCGAGGCGGCGCCGGTGCTGGCGCCCGCCGTCGCGGCGGAGCTTCGCCGGCGCGGTGTCGCCCACCGCATGGTGGCGCGGGGCTGGGGGGTGTCGGTGGAGGGGCTCGTGCGCGCAGGGCGGATCCCCGCCGGGCGCGCGGCCCGCGCGGTGCTGCTGGGCAGCCGCCAGGGGCCCGTCATCGCCCTCCTGCCGTGGGATCATCTCGTAGACTTCCGGGTCCTCGAGGCCGAGCTGGGCGGCGCCGTCGCCCCCCTCCCGCCGCGCGCCGTGCGCCACCTCTTTCCCGACTGCGACGCCGGCTGCATCCCGCCCGTGGGACGGCCCTACGGGCTGCCCACGGTGGTGGAGCCGGCGCTGCTCGAGCGGCGCGAGGTGGTCCTCGAGGGGGGGCGGCGGCATGCGCTGTTCGCGATCCGCGGCCGCGACCTGTGGCGGCTGGCCGCGAAGGGGCGCGCCCTGCGCTTCACCTGCGCCCCCGAGCGGCTGGCGCTCGTCGTGGCGGCGGAGGTGGAGACCGCCGCGGGGGGCGGTGCGGCGCTGCGCGCGCTCTGCCCCCGGCGTGACCCGGGCGCGCTGGAGGGGCTGCCCGAGCGCCTGCCCGCCCCGGACGCCTTCGCCGCCCGCCTGCTGGAACTGCCGGCGGTGCGCGCCGACCGCGCCGCCGCCCTGGCCGACGTGGTGGGCGCCGATCCCGTGCTCGCGGTCCAGCTGGTGCGCTGGGCGCGCCTGCCGCTGCGACCCGCGGCGGGTCCGGTGCGCAGCCTCCGGGAGGCGGTGGGGCGCGTCCTGGGCTTCGGCCTCGCCTTCGAGCTGGCGC carries:
- a CDS encoding HDOD domain-containing protein, with amino-acid sequence MEADPLARGDGRRGAEAAPVLAPAVAAELRRRGVAHRMVARGWGVSVEGLVRAGRIPAGRAARAVLLGSRQGPVIALLPWDHLVDFRVLEAELGGAVAPLPPRAVRHLFPDCDAGCIPPVGRPYGLPTVVEPALLERREVVLEGGRRHALFAIRGRDLWRLAAKGRALRFTCAPERLALVVAAEVETAAGGGAALRALCPRRDPGALEGLPERLPAPDAFAARLLELPAVRADRAAALADVVGADPVLAVQLVRWARLPLRPAAGPVRSLREAVGRVLGFGLAFELARAMRILRVFRGPRLGGLGREAVVRGAVYTAALCEALAPLVPPKARPARGAAVAAGLLHKAGVLAWGELLRPEYLLMERVLELRPDLALPVVERRVLSATLGAGWTRLAHAPLGAALAERWGLSPEATRAVREHHNELCRGADAGAANLVLAAAHALRQAGIGHATPSRDPPREVLAALGLGWPQVLAQTRRVLAAAAALDRIARALAA
- a CDS encoding iron-containing alcohol dehydrogenase produces the protein MTPFDLGRLPRIRFGPGRIEALPQVLAGHGRRVLLVTGARSFVEGPRWAWLTAALEGAGMAWRHLAVAGEPSPELVDAAVRRHAGDGIEVVAGIGGGSALDAAKAVAGLLRVQRPVTDFLEGVGPEHPYPGPALPFVAVPTTAGTGSEATRNAVLSVVGPQGYKKSFRDEALVARDAIVDPDLLATCPPEVIAANGMDALTQLLESFTSLRAHPVAAALARDGLAAVRDGLLPWHRAAREGRDAPEARARMAYAALLSGICLAHTGLGAVHGLASPLGAFHPVPHGVACGTVVAAATRANLAALHARAPDSPALALYAEAARILCGRDFAGDTAAHEALVALLDAWREALALPGLGRYGVGAADIPRIVAHARGSSMRTNPVVLTDEELAAILEACL